Proteins encoded together in one Microcebus murinus isolate Inina chromosome 16, M.murinus_Inina_mat1.0, whole genome shotgun sequence window:
- the SRSF6 gene encoding serine/arginine-rich splicing factor 6: MPRVYIGRLSYNVREKDIQRFFSGYGRLLEVDLKNGYGFVEFEDSRDADDAVYELNGKELCGERVIVEHARGPRRDRDGYSYGSRSGGGGYSSRRTSGRDKYGPPVRTEYRLIVENLSSRCSWQDLKDFMRQAGEVTYADAHKERTNEGVIEFRSYSDMKRALDRLDGTEINGRNIRLIEDKPRTSHRRSYSGSRSRSRSRRRSRSRSRRSSRSRSRSISKSRSRSRSRSKGRSRSRSKGRKSRSKSKSKPKSDRGSRSRSRSRSKEYEKSRSRSGSQSRSPKENGKGDIKSKSRSRSQSRSNSPLPVPPSKARSVSPPPKRATSRSRSRSRSKSRSRSRSSSRD, from the exons ATGCCGCGCGTCTACATAGGACGCCTGAGCTACAACGTCCGGGAGAAGGACATCCAGCGCTTTTTCAGTGGCTATGGCCGCCTCCTCGAAGTAGACCTCAAAAATGG GTACGGCTTCGTGGAGTTCGAGGACTCCCGCGACGCCGACGACGCCGTTTACGAGCTGAACGGCAAGGAGCTCTGCGGCGAGCGCGTGATCGTGGAGCACGCCCGGGGCCCGCGCCGCGATCGCGATGGCTACAGCTACGGAAGCCGCA GTGGTGGAGGTGGATACAGCAGTCGGAGAACTTCTGGCAGAGACAAATACGGACCACCTGTTCGTACAGAGTACAGGCTTATTGTAGAAAACCTATCTAGTCGTTGCAGTTGGCAAGATTTAAAG GATTTTATGCGACAAGCAGGTGAAGTAACTTATGCGGATGCTCATAAGGAACGCACAAATGAGGGCGTAATTGAATTTCGCTCCTACTCTGACATGAAGCGTGCTTTGGACAGACTGGATGGTACCGAAATAAATGGCAGAAACATTAGGCTTATTGAAGATAAGCCACGCACAAGCCATAGGCGGTCTTATTCTGGAAGCAGATCTAG GTCACGCTCTAGAAGGAGGTCACGGAGTAGGAGTCGCAGGAGCAGCCGCAGTAGATCTCGGAGTATCTCGAAAAGTCGCTCCCG ATCCAGGTCGAGGAGCAAAGGTCGATCCCGTTCTCGATCAAAGGGGAGGAAATCTAGGTCAAAGAGCAAGTCTAAGCCCAAGTCTGATCGGGGCTCCCGGTCTCGTTCCCGAAGCAGATCTAAGGAGTATGAGAAATCTCGAAGCAGGTCTGGATCACAGTCTCGATCCcccaaagaaaatggaaaaggtgaTATAAAGTCAAAATCCAGATCAAGGAGCCAGTCTCGTTCCAATTCACCCCTACCTGTTCCACCCTCAAAGGCTCGTTCTGTGTCCCCTCCACCAAAAAGAGCTACTTCAAGATCCCGTTCTAGATCTCGCTCAAAGTCAAGATCAAGGTCCAGATCAAGTTCCAGAGATTAA